The Phragmites australis chromosome 1, lpPhrAust1.1, whole genome shotgun sequence genomic interval GGTCTCCAAGGGCGTCGCGTCGCCATGTGGTGGAGGGCAACGAGGGCCTGCCGGAGGATCTCTGGAGCGCGGCCGGCGTCCACTGCGGTGGTGGAGGAGAAGACCTGCCGCGCCGTGGTGGTGCCTCGTTTCGGCGGGCCGGAGGTGCTGGAGGTCAGGAAGGGCTTGCCCGTTCCCGATCTGAAGCCACGGGAGGTGCTCGTGCGCGCACGCGCCGTCTCCATCAATCCCCTGGATTTGCGAGTGAGCGCCCCATTTTGAACCCACGCCCCTCCCATATGATTTGATTCCGTGATAAAATTGTCACCTGATGAGACTTGGATTGGGATAGGCGTTGTGTGAATTGCATTGTAGAAATTTAGTGTCCATTGATTAATTTCTGCTCCCATGTGATTAATTACTGCTAGTTGACTGTTTACTAATGTTATAAACTGTCCTCGGTGTATTGTGAAGGAACAGAAGTATATAATAAAGGGTGGTATTTCATAATTTATGATCCCCAAATGAGTAATGTAGTGCTCTGTCTGTTGGAAAATATATCATGTTAGGAACTTGGAACTAATAAAATGCAGATGAATTTAAACAATCTGATAGACTCTGTCAAGTTGGCGcacacaggaaaaaaaaaatgtagattGATGATTAAGTAAATTTTAGGTACAAGAATTGAAGTTGTATTCTTCTGTTACTGGAATTACAAAACCTCTTTAAGACTATCTTAGTCTGTTGTTTATTGTGATTTACGtcagaaaaatattgtttgtctTTAGATGCGATCTGGTTATGGGCGTTCCATATTTGAGCCACACCTGCCTCTGATCCTGGGTCGGGACATCAGTGGTGAAGTTGCAGCCACAGGGACTTCTGCGTCGTCATTTTCTATCGGGCAAGAAGTGTTCGGTGCGTTGCATCCAACAGCTCTCAGAGGGACATATGCTGATTATGCCATTCTTCCGCTGGATGAGCTTACTCTCAAACCATCTACACTCAGTCATGTGGTAGGTATCACCGAGCCGTTAAATAATTTCCCCTTCTCCATGCTACTATTCTTTTAAGAAATGTAATGTTAGATTTACTTCCCGTCTGTTATTTTAGATGATTCTATGTTCTTGTATGGTAGTCTTGACTAAACTGAACTTGGCATACTGTTTTCTCTCCTATGAAATATATATTGACCCATTTCATGATATCTTCGGATTTTGTGACTGAAGGGCCATAAGGATGATGGTGATACGATGCCTTATTGACCTGACTAATCgatgttccaaaaaaaaaaaaattcatatttagTGTTTGTTAGTGGAAAGAAGCATACATCATGACTGAAGACCTGGTTCTTTTTAGTCTTACTTGCATCATTGCATGTGAAAAGGCTCTTACTACAATTTACTAGAAATGGATTAATTTTTTGTTATGTTGCAGGAGGCTAGTGCAATTCCATTTGCTGCATTGACTGCATGGCGTGCTTTACATGGTACGGCTCGAATTTCTGAAGGGTAGGTCTGGTTAAACACCATTTGTTAGGCGGACTGCCAGTTGCTTGCTTTAGTTGATGGTTGATATAGTTTGATTCTTTGATTCACTTATGTGTTGTTAATGTAGCGAATCTGCTAATGTTGTTAGCATGGTCTGTAACAGTTAGTCTCACGATCTTTTCATTTTATACTGATGTGATAAGAGCGATCCTCATAGTGCGCTTGTGGAGCGGACAGATGAATAACATATAGTACTGGCAAAAGTTAGTTTGGATCCTGCACAATTTTGCATAATTATGAATTTATCTTTTGTAGAAGTTCTTGAtaataattgcaaattcttaTGGCATTCTGCAATCTGCACCGCTCTTCCCTTTCTTTGTCTTTTTCTGTATGCTCACTTGCTCAGCTGTATCATGGTCAATCTGAAAACCTTTCTGTTAGTTAGGTCAACTGCACACATGCATGCTCGCTTGTCATTATCAGCAAAATGTCAATTCACGCCTGATTGATTGGAAGCCTATTGAAGTTATTTCTATTTGTTTGTTTGAATTTGATGCAACCTATTGCTATTTTAGACAAAGAGTACTTGTgattggtggaggaggagcggttGGGCTAGCTGCCGTTCAACTTGCGGTAGCTGTTGGGTGTGGTGTTTCTGCTACCTGTGGAGCCCAGAGTATCGAGCGAGTTATGGGAGCTGGTGCTGAACAAGCTATTGATTACACCACTGAGGTAAAAAGCCTCTGGTGCTCTTGTCCTTATATGATCTTTAAAGTAGTAATGTTGTTAATTCTGTTGCCCTTCCATTGTCCTGAGTTCTTGATGCAACAACATACGCAAAGTTATTTAATGTGCCCTTGATTTGTCCAGTTGGTATCTTTTGAAATCTTGTTGCACATGTGAGCATCATTCTTTGTTGTAGCAGGATAGAAAATGTTGTATTTTATAGGAGTGATTTTGTAACTATTAGTATGATACTCAATACACTGCATGTGACATTCATGGCCTTCTTCTATCACTGTAGTTATATTATCATAATAGCTGATGGTTCATGTATACATGGAGAAAAAGGAAATTCCGGAGCTGACAATTCATGTATACATGGAGAAAAAGGAAATTTCGGCCAAATGTCAGTTTGCCCCTTTGCTTTATGATGCTGGAGAACTGCTTGATCCTTTGCACCTTAGTTGTCTTCTGATGCTCTCATTTGCCCAAAAAAGCTGTAATATACTTGCAGATATGTGCGACGCCTTGGACACCTAAATCTGTGTTTTGGATTAGGTCTAATGTAACTATTTATTCTCTAGTATTAAGATCCTGTAAATATAAACTTGCAGGGGAATGCTCCTGGTGTCCAGTAGTATTGTATGCTGGCTTGAATTGTTGCACAATTGTGTGGACTCTAATGTATATAGTTGTGATAGAAGATACTGGAATATTTAGTTCTTATTGACTGAGAAAGCATATGAGAACTTTGTGCCAATGAACATAAATCGCTTCTACTACTGGATAAATGACTAGTCATTATCCTTCTTATCTacattgcattttcttttcaagaaattgccTTGCCTTGAataccatcttcttcatcttttaTAGCATACCTTACAGGATACTGAATCAGTAGTTAAAGGAAAGTTTGATGCTGTTTTAGACACTATAGGAGTACCTGAGACTGAAAGAATTGGCATCAATGTTCTGAGGAGAGGTGGACACTATATGACTCTTCAGGTGATCAATCAGCATTTTGGTTTTTTCTGCGCTTTTGTCTTTGCTCTATCTTTCCTTATTGTATTGTCCTGCAATGTGATAGGGAGAAGCAGCTGCACTAGCAGATAGATATGGATTAGCTGTAGGGCTTCCTGCTGCAACTGCTGCTTTACTAAAGAAACAGATGCAGTATCGCTATTCCCATGGAATAGGTAAAGAGCTTTTGATTCCCATTTATGTTTGGATACATGCATTTTGTTTGTTGTGTGTGCCTTAATTCTGGGATTGTGGAACTAAACCGTATAGGATCACAATTCAAATGAATGGCATATTGCTCTTAGTCACCAACTAGGCAACTAGCCGAGGACAAGCTGTTTCAGCCAGAAGCTTACAAGAATACTGTTTGATCTCCGAAATTGTTTGGTGCAAATGCGGTCAGTTTTCGACCACAAATGAAATGCGGGAAATGCGGTTCTCCGAGGACAAGCTGTTTTCGACCATAAATGAAATGCGGGAAATGCGGTCGGTTTTCGGTAGAATTTGGTCGGTTTTCAGTTGAATTTGGTCAGTTTTCGCTTGGCCGATTCGGCCGTTTTTTGCCGCGGTCAAACTAGTTTGATCAAAGTGAATTCAGCTGAATTCTCACCGATTTTTGACCGAATTTCGCGATATTCGCGAAAATCGCGAAACAGCTAAGGGACGCATTTTGAACCTCCAACGATTTTTCGAACCCTGCCTCTGTGCAAATCGAGCTTGGTGAAGAAATGGGCACCGTCCAATTCATTGAGCAGCTCGTCAACGACGGGGATGGGGTACTTGTCCTTCACCATCTTGGCGTTGAGGGCTCGATAGTCAACGCAGAAACGCCATGTGTTGTCCTGCTTGTGCACCAGCAATACCGGCGAGGAGAATGCCGAGGTGCTTTCCAGGATCAAGCCTTGCTGCAACATATCCTGGCACTGGCGCTCAGTTTCATCTTTGAGCAGTTGGGGGTAGCGGTAGGGGCGGACCGCGACTGGTGCACTTCTCGGAAGAAGGTGAATGCGGTGATCGAAGCGCCGAGAAGGGGGCAAGCCGTGCGGCACCTCAAATATGTCTGCAAACTCCGCCAAGAGCAGGGCCAGAAGATCCGAAGTGGACATGGCGTGGACGTGCGGCCCGTGATTGGTGTTGAGGCCATGCCACTTGATGCGGTGATAGTTGCGCCAGAACACCATGGTGAGCTGGTCGAAGTCCCAGAGGATAGGGCCCAAAGTGCGTAGCCATTGGACACCGAGCACCACCGCGTAACCTTCGAGTGCCAGAATGTAGAGGCTGATGCGAAACACCTCGGCGCTGATGCGGACGCGGGTCGCCTTGCAGATGCCATGGCACGGGACGCGGTCGCCATTCGCCACACCCACGCTGAGGCCGAGTTGGGAGGCGATATTGAGGCCAAGGCGACGCGCCGTGTCGCTCGCGATAAAGGAGTGGAGTCGGTGTCCACCAGAGCGTGCAAGGCGGAATTGTCAATGTCGATCGCAAGGTGCATCGCGTGTCTGGACGTGATGCCGGTGAGGGCGTTCGTGGAGATTTCGATGCCGTCGTTGGCGTAGTCTTCGTCCACGGCGGCACTGGCATCAAGCTCCAGAAGGTAAATTCCCTTCATGGAACAGTGCTGGAGATGTTCTCTAGAAAAAAATTTCGAGCAATTG includes:
- the LOC133920944 gene encoding uncharacterized protein LOC133920944 isoform X2, translated to MSRGTSHRWTRSLLPRQRTLLAGSRTHRHHLGRSAARRSAQRLPGLQGRRVAMWWRATRACRRISGARPASTAVVEEKTCRAVVVPRFGGPEVLEVRKGLPVPDLKPREVLVRARAVSINPLDLRMRSGYGRSIFEPHLPLILGRDISGEVAATGTSASSFSIGQEVFGALHPTALRGTYADYAILPLDELTLKPSTLSHVEASAIPFAALTAWRALHGTARISEGQRVLVIGGGGAVGLAAVQLAVAVGCGVSATCGAQSIERVMGAGAEQAIDYTTEDTESVVKGKFDAVLDTIGVPETERIGINVLRRGGHYMTLQGEAAALADRYGLAVGLPAATAALLKKQMQYRYSHGIVYWWTYMRADAEGLHEIQRLSGAGKLQIPVEKTFPISQVKEAHEAKERKLVPGKVVLEFD
- the LOC133920944 gene encoding uncharacterized protein LOC133920944 isoform X3, whose protein sequence is MSRGTSHRWTRSLLPRQRTLLAGSRTHRHHLGRSAARRSAQRLPGLQGRRVAMWWRATRACRRISGARPASTAVVEEKTCRAVVVPRFGGPEVLEVRKGLPVPDLKPREVLVRARAVSINPLDLRMRSGYGRSIFEPHLPLILGRDISGEVAATGTSASSFSIGQEVFGALHPTALRGTYADYAILPLDELTLKPSTLSHVEASAIPFAALTAWRALHGTARISEGQRVLVIGGGGAVGLAAVQLAVAVGCGVSATCGAQSIERVMGAGAEQAIDYTTELMVHVYMEKKEIPELTIHVYMEKKEISAKCQFAPLLYDAGELLDPLHLSCLLMLSFAQKSCNILADMCDALDT
- the LOC133920944 gene encoding uncharacterized protein LOC133920944 isoform X1; this translates as MSRGTSHRWTRSLLPRQRTLLAGSRTHRHHLGRSAARRSAQRLPGLQGRRVAMWWRATRACRRISGARPASTAVVEEKTCRAVVVPRFGGPEVLEVRKGLPVPDLKPREVLVRARAVSINPLDLRMRSGYGRSIFEPHLPLILGRDISGEVAATGTSASSFSIGQEVFGALHPTALRGTYADYAILPLDELTLKPSTLSHVEASAIPFAALTAWRALHGTARISEGQRVLVIGGGGAVGLAAVQLAVAVGCGVSATCGAQSIERVMGAGAEQAIDYTTEHTLQDTESVVKGKFDAVLDTIGVPETERIGINVLRRGGHYMTLQGEAAALADRYGLAVGLPAATAALLKKQMQYRYSHGIVYWWTYMRADAEGLHEIQRLSGAGKLQIPVEKTFPISQVKEAHEAKERKLVPGKVVLEFD